The Chryseobacterium suipulveris genome window below encodes:
- a CDS encoding virulence-associated E family protein, giving the protein MEEITNKPAEEQKIPVLYQTASETTTIFDMVMKYLESKYDLRFNAIALEIEISLKGKEGWTELNINSLLIELVQAGMQITMQKLEILVRSHLIKRYNPIAEYFEKLTRWDGEDHIRKLAGFVRTNDSEAFRYHLEKWLTRAVLCALKKDYVNKQCLVLASSKQNTGKTTFLRFLIPDGLRDYYSENVTVDKDGIIAICKNFILNADELAVLSKSDVNTLKSFISMGGAKVRVPYGRKPENMDRICSFVASTNRTDFLTDETGSVRWLVFEVLNIDFAYVEEIEIDKVWAQAYHNAFERKNYQPEMTLSDIEANELRNEQFSQLSLEQEIVSAHFEKSKDIKDFLTATDIVVAMNNALNLRLNNIKVGKALTRLKYERIKHPKLQVYGYLIRRKID; this is encoded by the coding sequence ATGGAAGAAATAACCAACAAGCCGGCTGAGGAGCAAAAAATCCCAGTACTTTACCAAACCGCTTCCGAGACCACTACCATTTTCGATATGGTGATGAAGTATCTGGAAAGCAAGTATGACCTTCGCTTTAACGCCATCGCCCTGGAGATAGAAATATCGCTAAAGGGAAAGGAGGGCTGGACAGAGCTAAACATCAACTCCCTGCTGATAGAACTCGTACAGGCAGGGATGCAAATCACCATGCAGAAGTTGGAGATTCTCGTCCGGAGCCACCTAATAAAGAGATACAACCCGATAGCGGAATACTTTGAAAAACTCACCCGCTGGGACGGCGAAGACCATATTCGGAAGCTGGCGGGATTTGTCCGGACCAACGACAGCGAAGCGTTCCGCTACCATCTCGAGAAGTGGCTGACCCGCGCCGTGCTCTGCGCCCTGAAGAAAGACTATGTCAACAAGCAGTGCCTCGTGCTGGCAAGTTCCAAACAGAACACGGGCAAGACCACCTTCCTGCGGTTCCTCATCCCAGACGGGCTCAGGGATTATTATTCCGAAAATGTCACAGTGGACAAGGACGGCATCATCGCCATCTGCAAAAACTTTATCCTCAATGCCGACGAGCTGGCCGTCCTGTCCAAATCGGATGTCAACACGCTGAAATCCTTCATCTCGATGGGCGGCGCGAAAGTAAGGGTTCCGTATGGGAGAAAGCCGGAGAACATGGATAGGATATGTTCCTTTGTTGCCTCCACCAACAGAACAGATTTCCTTACCGACGAGACAGGAAGCGTAAGGTGGCTGGTTTTCGAAGTTTTAAACATTGATTTCGCCTATGTGGAGGAAATAGAAATAGACAAGGTATGGGCGCAGGCGTACCACAATGCTTTTGAAAGAAAAAATTACCAACCGGAAATGACGCTCTCGGACATAGAGGCCAACGAGCTGAGGAACGAGCAGTTTTCCCAGCTTTCACTGGAGCAGGAAATCGTTTCCGCTCACTTCGAGAAATCGAAGGACATCAAGGACTTTCTTACGGCGACGGACATCGTTGTGGCAATGAACAACGCCCTGAATTTAAGATTGAACAACATCAAGGTCGGAAAGGCGCTCACCAGGCTCAAGTATGAAAGAATCAAGCATCCGAAACTGCAGGTTTACGGCTACTTGATCCGAAGAAAGATTGACTGA
- a CDS encoding toprim domain-containing protein, whose translation MNCKQANENISIKEVMESFSLFPSKEHPKTAYYYAINRQERTPSLLVNYVKNIAFDFGTGKQYDVVSIVQELKQCTVSDALEYLEKFDFSFQKQKGNLNNPKEETKSYQILEVKEVSHPALIEYLKYRKLESQKSELQEIHYEMNGKNYFGLGFKNDSGGYEIRSSFSKICLGKKDITTIKNNSANLKVFEGFTDYLSHKILEPEKTPSDYLILNSVAMVHKTSGLFGNYKSVEMYLDNDRAGEQCRDSILKIFPKANDRSNEYFLHQDLNDFLISQEEKTLENKLEKNQTAIHDAEGNRNIYRRKR comes from the coding sequence ATGAACTGCAAACAAGCGAACGAGAATATCAGCATCAAAGAAGTAATGGAAAGTTTTTCTCTATTCCCAAGCAAAGAACATCCGAAAACAGCCTATTATTATGCTATCAATCGACAAGAACGAACGCCAAGTTTATTAGTGAATTATGTGAAAAATATTGCCTTTGATTTTGGCACTGGAAAACAATACGATGTCGTGTCGATAGTTCAGGAGCTCAAACAATGCACTGTATCCGATGCTCTTGAATATCTTGAAAAGTTTGATTTTTCTTTTCAAAAGCAAAAGGGAAATTTAAACAATCCAAAAGAAGAAACTAAATCTTATCAAATATTAGAAGTAAAAGAAGTGTCACATCCAGCGTTGATTGAATATTTAAAATATAGAAAACTCGAATCTCAAAAATCTGAACTTCAGGAAATTCATTACGAAATGAATGGGAAGAACTATTTCGGATTAGGATTCAAAAACGATTCGGGAGGCTACGAAATCCGCAGCAGTTTTTCCAAAATCTGTCTTGGAAAAAAGGATATCACCACGATAAAAAATAATTCTGCAAACCTCAAGGTTTTCGAGGGCTTTACCGATTACCTCTCCCATAAAATTTTAGAACCGGAAAAGACACCTTCCGACTATCTAATTCTGAACTCTGTCGCCATGGTTCACAAGACATCAGGGCTTTTTGGAAATTATAAATCTGTCGAAATGTACCTGGATAACGACCGCGCCGGCGAACAGTGCAGGGATTCAATTTTGAAAATTTTCCCGAAGGCAAATGACCGATCGAATGAATATTTCCTCCATCAAGATCTGAATGATTTCCTGATATCACAGGAAGAAAAGACACTTGAAAATAAGCTTGAAAAAAATCAAACAGCCATACACGATGCTGAGGGAAACCGGAATATTTACAGGAGAAAAAGATGA
- a CDS encoding plasmid mobilization protein, with protein sequence MKNDFLKQFVRQISEQQIAKVAEEKRRNRFREIGREGGLKKKTANQFSKVVSVRFTEKEFEKIQKEADFYKLKISKYLRLVSTEKELKINEFQTDAVLLNYGNNFIRISNLLRNREWNEFENKKEILEEIQTTTRLIREYLYQQIIKHEQFGNDEEDQ encoded by the coding sequence ATGAAAAATGACTTTTTAAAACAGTTTGTAAGACAGATTTCCGAGCAGCAAATTGCAAAGGTTGCCGAAGAAAAAAGAAGGAACCGCTTTCGCGAAATCGGTAGAGAGGGAGGTTTGAAAAAGAAGACGGCGAACCAATTTTCGAAGGTAGTCTCAGTTCGTTTTACCGAAAAGGAGTTTGAGAAAATTCAAAAGGAGGCTGACTTCTACAAACTCAAAATATCAAAATATTTAAGACTGGTTTCAACCGAAAAAGAACTCAAAATAAACGAGTTTCAAACCGACGCGGTTCTGTTGAATTACGGCAACAATTTTATAAGGATATCCAATCTGCTCCGGAACAGAGAATGGAATGAGTTTGAAAACAAGAAAGAGATCCTTGAGGAAATTCAAACCACAACGAGGTTGATCCGGGAATACCTCTACCAACAAATCATCAAGCATGAACAATTCGGCAACGACGAGGAGGATCAGTAA
- a CDS encoding relaxase/mobilization nuclease domain-containing protein, translating to MNNSATTRRISKIAIEYNGNDKGTAECIYSNNLLSTMPEERFEEMKIVAERNPNVKKWALTGYISPPKEVGDSLTNEELKELALKSLKDVGLTENNQVVLDVHNSTKQKHIHFIVNRIDVYGKCTVKSANIGKRFGESVRNVCKEMNLKTDVEIGKEKKQQMLKVLQNCLKVSRNFDDLVDYMRRCGYKVTLSQNVKDGVSGMRIVKLSDINDETQRQYHPGYKLSEITNKLKIKDFKEILNRNAENHQSAIFSQSNPQTNEIKHPEKSALREIENAVKELLKPSYTPAADDELLRKRKRRR from the coding sequence ATGAACAATTCGGCAACGACGAGGAGGATCAGTAAGATCGCGATTGAATACAATGGCAATGACAAAGGCACGGCGGAATGTATTTATTCCAACAACCTGCTTTCAACAATGCCGGAGGAAAGATTTGAAGAGATGAAGATTGTCGCCGAGAGAAATCCCAATGTCAAGAAATGGGCTTTGACGGGTTACATTTCTCCACCAAAGGAAGTCGGCGACAGTCTGACGAACGAAGAGTTGAAGGAACTGGCTTTAAAATCATTGAAGGATGTGGGACTTACGGAAAATAACCAGGTCGTCCTGGATGTCCACAATTCCACGAAGCAGAAACATATCCATTTCATCGTGAACCGCATAGATGTTTATGGTAAATGCACGGTAAAATCTGCCAATATCGGGAAACGCTTTGGTGAATCGGTTCGAAATGTCTGCAAAGAGATGAATCTCAAAACAGATGTGGAAATCGGAAAGGAGAAAAAGCAGCAGATGCTGAAAGTGCTGCAAAACTGTCTGAAGGTCTCAAGAAATTTTGATGACTTGGTCGATTATATGCGGCGATGTGGTTATAAAGTGACGCTCTCGCAGAATGTGAAGGACGGCGTGTCGGGGATGCGGATTGTGAAACTGAGCGATATTAACGACGAAACCCAGAGGCAGTACCATCCCGGTTACAAACTTTCCGAGATTACAAACAAACTGAAAATCAAAGATTTCAAAGAAATTCTAAACCGGAATGCGGAAAACCACCAGTCGGCAATTTTCAGTCAGAGTAATCCACAAACGAACGAAATAAAACATCCGGAAAAATCAGCCCTCAGGGAGATTGAAAATGCCGTGAAGGAACTCCTCAAACCGAGCTACACACCGGCGGCTGACGACGAATTGCTGAGGAAGAGAAAAAGGAGGCGATAG
- a CDS encoding DUF3347 domain-containing protein gives MKTLVFSLLAIGTLALTSCKENKEQKSTTETSMKHDMSTMSDSSAMDSMAMDAKVTVTAAKKTTADLTELYSHYTHLTFALSGDDDKEAVIAAKGILASFPKIDKNGFSAEQKKEFADLESSISGHAEHIADNAGKIDHQREHLDLMSADFYDLLKDFGTPKPVYKVFCPMYNDNKGAFWLSDSREVKNPYYGKEMLSCGEVQEEIK, from the coding sequence ATGAAAACACTAGTATTCAGCCTTTTGGCAATCGGCACACTTGCACTCACTTCCTGCAAAGAGAATAAAGAACAGAAAAGCACCACTGAAACTTCCATGAAGCACGATATGAGCACGATGTCGGACAGTTCAGCGATGGACAGTATGGCAATGGATGCTAAGGTAACCGTGACCGCCGCCAAAAAAACTACCGCTGACCTTACGGAGCTTTATTCTCATTACACCCACCTTACTTTCGCGTTGTCCGGTGATGATGATAAAGAAGCGGTGATTGCGGCCAAAGGGATCCTCGCTTCTTTTCCCAAAATAGACAAAAACGGTTTTTCTGCTGAACAGAAAAAAGAATTTGCTGATCTCGAATCAAGCATCAGTGGACACGCCGAGCACATTGCAGATAACGCCGGAAAGATTGATCATCAGCGCGAACATCTGGATTTAATGAGTGCAGATTTTTACGACCTGCTGAAAGATTTCGGAACTCCAAAACCGGTGTACAAAGTATTTTGTCCAATGTATAACGATAACAAAGGCGCTTTTTGGCTTAGCGATTCACGTGAGGTGAAGAATCCTTATTACGGCAAAGAAATGCTTTCATGTGGCGAGGTTCAGGAAGAAATTAAGTAA
- a CDS encoding efflux RND transporter permease subunit, whose product MIQNLIKLSLRNRYFVLLIAIGLFIWGIFAVRDNPIDAIPDLSENQVIVFTEWMGRSPQIIEDQVTFPLVSNLQGIPKIKNIRASSMFGMSFVYVIFEDNVDIYWARTRVMERLNYAQRLLPQDVTPTLGPDGTGVGHVFWYHFDAPKMDLGDQRALQDWYVKFALQTVPGVAEVASFGGFEKQYQLIVDPVKLQYYNVSLMDVMNKVKANNNDVGGRKFEMADMAYIIRGLGYIKNVADIEEIALGNYNGIPVRVKDIGSVQMGGDLRLGIFDADGEGEVVGGIVVARYGENADKVINDVKEKMKDVEKGLPEGVTFKTSYDRSTLIEGAIDNIKTKLIEEIIVVAIIVILFLFHWRSAFSIIIQIPVTIAISFILLNAFGLSSNIMSLTGIALAIGVIVDNGIIMSENAYKNLSDWQNHQQNKNP is encoded by the coding sequence ATGATTCAAAATTTAATCAAACTGTCCCTCCGCAACAGGTATTTCGTGTTGCTGATAGCAATCGGCCTTTTTATCTGGGGTATTTTTGCGGTAAGGGACAATCCCATCGATGCCATTCCGGATCTGAGCGAGAACCAGGTCATCGTTTTTACGGAGTGGATGGGCAGAAGTCCCCAGATTATTGAAGATCAGGTGACTTTCCCGCTGGTCAGCAACCTTCAGGGAATTCCGAAAATTAAGAACATCCGCGCCTCTTCCATGTTTGGGATGAGCTTCGTGTATGTTATTTTCGAAGATAACGTGGATATTTACTGGGCCAGAACCCGGGTAATGGAACGGCTTAACTATGCCCAGCGTTTACTCCCGCAAGACGTTACGCCTACTCTCGGACCGGATGGCACCGGTGTAGGTCACGTCTTCTGGTATCATTTCGATGCACCCAAAATGGATTTGGGAGACCAGCGTGCCCTTCAGGACTGGTATGTAAAGTTTGCGCTTCAGACGGTTCCCGGCGTGGCGGAAGTAGCCTCCTTTGGCGGCTTCGAAAAACAGTACCAACTCATTGTAGATCCTGTAAAACTGCAGTACTATAACGTCTCTCTGATGGATGTCATGAACAAAGTCAAAGCCAACAATAATGATGTGGGCGGACGTAAATTTGAGATGGCTGATATGGCATACATCATTCGCGGACTGGGGTACATAAAGAACGTAGCCGATATCGAGGAAATTGCTTTGGGAAATTACAACGGTATTCCTGTGCGTGTGAAAGATATTGGCTCTGTACAGATGGGTGGTGATCTCCGCCTGGGTATTTTCGACGCGGATGGGGAAGGAGAAGTGGTAGGCGGTATCGTGGTGGCGCGGTATGGCGAAAATGCGGATAAGGTCATCAACGATGTGAAAGAGAAAATGAAGGACGTGGAAAAAGGTCTCCCCGAAGGCGTTACCTTCAAAACATCTTACGACCGCAGTACGCTGATTGAAGGGGCAATAGACAATATCAAAACCAAGCTGATCGAAGAGATCATCGTGGTCGCTATCATTGTGATTCTGTTCCTGTTCCACTGGCGAAGTGCATTCAGTATCATTATTCAGATTCCGGTCACCATTGCCATCAGCTTTATTCTGCTCAATGCGTTCGGACTTTCATCAAATATTATGTCGCTTACCGGAATTGCACTGGCAATTGGGGTGATTGTAGATAACGGAATTATCATGTCTGAAAATGCGTATAAAAATCTCTCCGATTGGCAGAACCATCAACAAAATAAAAACCCATAA
- a CDS encoding efflux RND transporter permease subunit produces MKTNWFKNIFRKKDKEKDSYVKIPEDIRMKIIEKSSLQVSRGVFFSTVIIVVSFLPVFMLTGQEGKLFHPLAYTKTFILIVDAILVLTLAPVLISFFMKGKFKDDKKNPINRGLERVYEPIIRWCMEWKKTTLGINILALLISIPLIMNLGREFMPPLDEGSLLFMPVTLPDISNSEAKRLLQVQDKIIKGVPEVDHVLGKAGRANTATDNSPISMIETIILLKPQDEWRDGLTKDDLINELNAKLQIPGVTNGWTMPISNRINMLSTGIRTDVGVKVYGQNLDSIAVLSEKIKKELTGIEGIKDMYVEPITGGKYVDIEVKREEIGRYGLSVDDVNAVVESALGGMKLTTTVEGRQRFSVNARYGQDFRNNLESLRRLPMQTMEFGSIPLSAVADIRLTEGPPMINSENAMLRGTVLFNVRDRDLGSTVKEAQAKLNNMVNKMPKGYFVEWSGQYENLIRGEQTLKMIMPLVLIVIFLSMYFAFNSYREAFFNLISIPFALIGGVFMISIWGVNLSVAVAVGFIALFGLAVETGIVMVIYLNDAMIQLTTKNGNSRETITNEELREYVINGAAKRLRPKIMTVCVTLFGLVPILWSHGVGSDMMKPIVLPMVGGVFTSAIHILLVTPIIFYMQKEWELNKLGKIDVLDASH; encoded by the coding sequence ATGAAAACCAACTGGTTTAAAAATATATTCAGAAAGAAAGATAAGGAGAAAGACAGTTACGTTAAAATTCCCGAAGATATTCGGATGAAGATTATCGAAAAATCATCCTTACAGGTATCCAGAGGGGTCTTTTTCTCTACGGTGATTATCGTGGTTTCCTTTCTCCCCGTATTTATGTTGACAGGTCAGGAAGGTAAACTTTTTCACCCGTTGGCGTACACCAAAACTTTTATCCTGATCGTTGATGCGATCTTGGTACTTACCCTTGCGCCGGTACTTATCTCCTTTTTTATGAAGGGAAAGTTTAAAGACGATAAGAAAAACCCAATAAATCGGGGCTTGGAACGGGTTTACGAACCCATCATTCGCTGGTGCATGGAATGGAAAAAAACAACGCTTGGCATTAATATTCTTGCCCTTCTTATCAGCATCCCTTTAATTATGAACCTCGGCCGTGAGTTTATGCCGCCCTTAGATGAAGGCTCACTACTCTTTATGCCGGTCACTTTGCCTGATATTTCGAACTCTGAAGCCAAAAGATTACTTCAGGTGCAGGATAAAATCATTAAAGGAGTTCCGGAAGTGGATCATGTCCTCGGAAAAGCCGGAAGAGCAAACACGGCGACAGATAATTCACCCATTTCAATGATTGAAACCATCATTCTGTTGAAACCTCAGGACGAATGGCGCGACGGCCTTACAAAAGACGATCTTATTAATGAATTGAATGCCAAACTGCAGATTCCCGGCGTAACCAATGGCTGGACCATGCCGATTTCCAACCGGATCAATATGCTTTCAACAGGGATTAGAACGGATGTGGGCGTAAAAGTGTACGGACAGAACCTGGACAGTATCGCGGTCCTTTCCGAAAAAATAAAAAAGGAACTCACCGGTATTGAAGGAATAAAAGACATGTACGTAGAACCCATTACCGGCGGAAAATATGTGGATATTGAAGTGAAACGCGAAGAAATAGGAAGATACGGCCTAAGTGTGGATGATGTAAATGCCGTCGTGGAAAGTGCGCTCGGCGGAATGAAACTCACCACCACAGTGGAAGGCCGACAGCGCTTTTCGGTAAATGCCAGATACGGCCAGGATTTCAGAAATAATTTGGAATCTCTGAGAAGATTGCCCATGCAGACGATGGAATTTGGTTCCATTCCGCTAAGTGCAGTGGCTGACATTCGTCTTACAGAAGGACCACCAATGATCAATTCTGAAAATGCAATGTTGCGTGGAACTGTTCTATTCAACGTACGCGACCGGGATTTAGGCAGTACCGTAAAAGAAGCCCAGGCAAAACTCAATAACATGGTGAACAAAATGCCAAAAGGTTATTTCGTGGAATGGAGCGGTCAGTACGAAAACCTGATTCGGGGCGAGCAGACTTTAAAAATGATTATGCCCCTAGTATTAATAGTGATTTTCCTTTCGATGTATTTTGCGTTCAATTCTTACCGCGAAGCTTTCTTTAATCTCATCAGTATTCCTTTTGCCCTAATCGGGGGTGTCTTTATGATTTCGATTTGGGGGGTGAACCTTTCCGTAGCCGTAGCAGTTGGTTTTATTGCGTTGTTCGGACTTGCGGTAGAAACGGGAATTGTGATGGTTATTTACCTGAACGATGCCATGATTCAGCTTACTACGAAGAATGGCAACTCACGGGAGACCATTACCAATGAAGAACTTCGGGAGTACGTCATCAATGGAGCAGCGAAAAGATTAAGACCTAAAATTATGACCGTGTGTGTTACCCTTTTCGGACTCGTTCCCATCCTGTGGAGTCACGGCGTTGGAAGTGATATGATGAAACCAATCGTATTGCCGATGGTGGGTGGCGTTTTTACTTCCGCAATTCACATCCTGTTGGTAACCCCCATTATCTTTTATATGCAGAAGGAATGGGAACTGAACAAGTTGGGTAAAATTGACGTGCTCGACGCTTCCCATTAA
- a CDS encoding TolC family protein, with amino-acid sequence MKKLIITGALALLYTNIDAQRMPLPAVIDSIAANHPVVKMYNAEVRSMDAAAKGARSWMPPTVGAGFFMTPYNAKLWQRDGDMLGMGSVAVSVEQMFPNRKKLDANENLMKAMSSVEKEKLFAALNENFQDAKKLYYSSIVLDKKLKVVKENEKMLDFMIRNAEIRYKNGLGKISAYYKAKAALGSSKNMQLMYENDLRVNRIRLNALMGRDPLAPLEIEPEYNLNDYSLETFGQDLFYQNRSDLRGIDREINIAKLKQDLEKQNLKPEFGVKFENMFGFGGQPMQFSLMLMAKLPFVSWASGMNKANIESLKLKEEALQAQKEMMVNEYSGMAYGMRNELELNKNQLKLYEDTIIPALKNNYKSMQLGYEQNTEELFMLYDAWEQLNMAQLEYFEILTKALQTQTEIDRLIERR; translated from the coding sequence ATGAAAAAATTAATAATAACAGGAGCACTGGCCTTGCTTTACACCAATATTGATGCTCAGCGGATGCCGTTGCCCGCTGTAATCGACAGTATCGCAGCCAACCATCCTGTGGTTAAAATGTATAATGCGGAAGTCCGGTCAATGGACGCTGCGGCCAAAGGCGCAAGAAGCTGGATGCCCCCAACCGTTGGAGCCGGTTTCTTCATGACGCCCTATAATGCAAAACTCTGGCAGCGCGACGGCGATATGCTAGGCATGGGCTCGGTAGCAGTTTCGGTGGAACAGATGTTTCCGAACAGAAAGAAACTCGACGCCAACGAAAATCTCATGAAGGCAATGTCTTCCGTAGAAAAGGAAAAGCTCTTTGCCGCCCTCAATGAAAACTTTCAGGATGCAAAAAAACTGTATTACAGTTCCATTGTCCTGGATAAAAAGCTGAAGGTCGTTAAGGAAAACGAAAAGATGCTGGATTTCATGATCAGAAACGCCGAGATCCGGTACAAAAACGGACTCGGTAAAATATCGGCCTATTACAAAGCAAAAGCTGCCCTCGGAAGCTCCAAAAACATGCAGCTCATGTACGAGAATGACCTCCGCGTCAACCGGATCCGGTTGAATGCCCTCATGGGAAGAGACCCGCTCGCGCCACTGGAGATTGAACCGGAATACAACCTGAATGATTATTCTCTCGAGACTTTTGGTCAGGATCTATTTTATCAGAACAGAAGTGATCTCCGCGGCATCGACCGGGAAATCAATATTGCCAAACTCAAACAGGATCTGGAAAAGCAGAATCTAAAGCCGGAATTTGGCGTAAAGTTCGAAAACATGTTTGGTTTTGGTGGCCAGCCCATGCAGTTTTCTCTGATGCTGATGGCAAAACTGCCTTTCGTATCCTGGGCTTCAGGCATGAATAAAGCCAATATTGAAAGCCTGAAACTGAAAGAAGAAGCCTTGCAGGCACAGAAAGAAATGATGGTGAACGAATACAGTGGAATGGCCTATGGAATGCGCAATGAACTCGAACTGAACAAAAATCAGCTTAAACTCTATGAAGACACCATTATTCCGGCCTTAAAAAACAACTACAAATCCATGCAGTTGGGCTATGAGCAGAATACGGAAGAACTCTTCATGTTATATGACGCATGGGAACAGCTGAATATGGCCCAACTGGAATATTTCGAGATCCTTACCAAAGCACTGCAGACGCAAACTGAAATTGACCGCTTAATAGAAAGAAGATGA
- a CDS encoding efflux RND transporter periplasmic adaptor subunit: MRKLIIFTMFLFGLTACDKLKFWEDKHSAEAAMHTYTCPMHPEVISDKPGKCPKCGMDLVLKDAPEKKEEGIKLDDLLKPTNEFVVSEQPVIKVKRENIPTTVDALGTVEYDTRQIGSISSRVAGRIEKLYVRYKYQKVSKGQRILDIYSPELLTAQQNLLFVIKNDRSNKTMIDASRQKLLLLGMPASQIQKVIQRGKPDLTVPVFSNYSGHIQQAGSAGSMGSSPQSAPAMASNTAATAELPLKEGMYLQKGQNIFSVYNPNRTWALINIFSEDIGLVSKGQSVMVIPESNPDSRFKGTIGFIEPFFRQGSKTVTARVYFDNSTAKIPVGSQVKAEIMSHNRMADWLPKSAVVSLGIDKIAFKKVEGGFIAHKVVTGAVVGDKIQIVSGLLPEDGVAENAQYLMDSESFIKINR; the protein is encoded by the coding sequence ATGAGAAAATTGATAATATTCACTATGTTTTTGTTTGGTTTAACGGCGTGTGACAAACTGAAGTTCTGGGAAGATAAGCACTCGGCAGAAGCTGCAATGCATACTTATACCTGTCCGATGCATCCGGAAGTAATCTCAGACAAACCAGGCAAATGCCCCAAATGCGGGATGGATTTGGTGCTGAAAGATGCCCCTGAAAAAAAGGAAGAAGGGATTAAACTCGACGATCTGCTGAAACCAACCAATGAATTTGTAGTGTCGGAACAGCCCGTAATAAAAGTAAAAAGAGAAAACATACCCACCACGGTTGATGCTTTAGGGACGGTAGAATACGATACTCGACAGATTGGCAGTATTTCCTCGCGCGTTGCGGGCCGTATCGAGAAACTCTATGTGCGGTATAAATACCAGAAAGTGTCGAAAGGGCAGCGTATTTTAGATATATACAGCCCGGAACTTTTAACCGCACAGCAAAACCTGCTCTTCGTTATTAAAAATGACCGCTCAAACAAAACAATGATCGATGCTTCACGCCAGAAACTCCTTCTTTTGGGAATGCCGGCTTCACAGATACAGAAAGTCATCCAGCGAGGGAAACCTGATCTCACAGTTCCGGTTTTCAGCAATTACAGCGGACACATTCAGCAGGCAGGATCGGCCGGAAGCATGGGGTCATCACCACAATCTGCACCCGCAATGGCTTCAAATACGGCAGCCACCGCTGAACTACCCCTAAAAGAGGGAATGTATCTCCAGAAAGGACAGAATATTTTCAGTGTCTACAATCCCAACAGAACCTGGGCCCTGATCAATATTTTTTCTGAAGATATTGGCCTGGTCAGCAAAGGACAGTCTGTCATGGTCATTCCTGAATCCAATCCGGACAGCCGCTTCAAAGGAACCATCGGTTTTATTGAACCGTTTTTCAGGCAGGGCAGCAAAACTGTAACTGCGCGCGTCTATTTTGATAATTCCACCGCAAAAATTCCTGTCGGAAGTCAGGTTAAAGCGGAGATTATGAGCCACAACAGAATGGCAGATTGGCTGCCGAAATCAGCGGTGGTTTCTTTGGGGATTGATAAAATTGCGTTCAAAAAAGTTGAAGGCGGTTTTATTGCCCACAAGGTTGTTACCGGCGCGGTGGTAGGCGATAAAATTCAGATCGTCAGTGGTTTGCTTCCTGAAGATGGAGTTGCCGAAAATGCACAGTACCTGATGGACAGCGAAAGTTTCATAAAAATTAACAGATAA